In Streptomyces sp. DG2A-72, one genomic interval encodes:
- a CDS encoding AAA family ATPase, with the protein MDGYGQVGDVAFALADPVEIPENTFIGRTGELELCRVAWGIRKDGKELIDSSVPPLHFRLEGAPGLGKNEIVYEIARQLEMPLYIVQGHEELTPEDLALLLTPSPEDSYGQSMALTLRASPLATALYEGGLCFFDEINRVPERTLSPLASVLDGRQYVSSAMAGINIGPKDPEAKKRFRFCCALNPSLSNSGHVLPEYIEQRTLPVIEITTPPFEELRRIVQTALSPSPDFLDAFESWYLREERLDVSVRQAVALMNYAMNYDQYGGEPQVNLFERIAGMVLGRRG; encoded by the coding sequence ATGGACGGTTACGGTCAGGTCGGCGACGTCGCCTTCGCGCTGGCGGATCCGGTCGAGATTCCGGAGAACACCTTCATCGGACGCACCGGAGAACTGGAGCTGTGCCGGGTCGCCTGGGGCATCCGGAAGGACGGCAAGGAACTCATCGACAGCAGTGTGCCGCCGCTGCACTTCCGGCTGGAGGGCGCCCCCGGACTCGGCAAGAACGAGATCGTCTACGAGATCGCCCGGCAGCTGGAGATGCCGCTCTACATCGTCCAGGGCCATGAGGAGCTCACCCCTGAGGACCTGGCCCTCCTCCTGACGCCCAGTCCGGAGGACTCCTACGGCCAGTCGATGGCCCTGACCCTGCGGGCGAGCCCTCTGGCGACCGCCCTGTACGAGGGCGGGCTCTGCTTCTTCGACGAGATCAACCGCGTACCCGAGCGCACACTGAGCCCGCTCGCCTCGGTGCTCGACGGACGGCAGTATGTTTCTTCGGCGATGGCGGGCATCAACATCGGCCCGAAGGACCCGGAGGCGAAGAAGCGCTTCCGGTTCTGCTGTGCGCTCAACCCCTCACTGAGCAATTCGGGTCATGTACTGCCGGAGTACATCGAGCAACGCACCCTGCCAGTCATCGAGATCACTACTCCGCCCTTCGAGGAACTGCGCAGGATCGTGCAGACCGCCCTGTCACCCTCGCCCGACTTCCTGGACGCCTTCGAATCCTGGTACCTGCGGGAGGAGCGGCTCGACGTTTCGGTCCGGCAGGCGGTTGCGCTGATGAACTACGCCATGAACTACGACCAGTACGGCGGTGAGCCGCAGGTGAATCTCTTCGAGCGGATCGCCGGCATGGTCCTCGGCCGGCGCGGATGA